A genomic stretch from Sceloporus undulatus isolate JIND9_A2432 ecotype Alabama chromosome 5, SceUnd_v1.1, whole genome shotgun sequence includes:
- the CAPRIN2 gene encoding caprin-2 isoform X6 has translation MVSIEDQMEQSSLYFWDLLEGSEKAVAGTTYKHLKDLLSKLLNSGYFENIPTPCNVPEKEDLKEDMLRKPEVKEEHKRPEKTKQQSKLESINQPETQMDHIQSEIQPQEFLNRRYLPDVDYTIKPEDSKPWEIEHSKKNELPKSWEILVDMEEQDQKKQKQESLKPLESVRRQGKKPELSRPWEVPVKDDDDDDQRQEVSKSWVAQVRDQQSSPKPWITKVKEEQEQKQDIAKPWMSKAKEELEQKQETSKALIAQARVESVQKPELVKPWGACVREETEQTKQEPAKPWIAHIGEETEQTAQTPRVWETSEGPRQTAQQPLQNPPKIWGAGNLVPKEQTGPKKLDLEPKERRDRRLKLDSDVKQDGKTDGLSGQHTDAVKKKESLQSVRETCKLSKSFQNIVQPAAEFCSVSSLPKDPVLRREKLQDLITQIQGTYNFMQESILDFDKPSQSATCSSQASSVDSTVSNEQLPSQNNFPEQPIQTTVSNRQEPENFNSSPSVCQASQGISESLVPQKSEIGQAPTAVSSESEIPVTPSRTTMSPVSQGKAFQSPPSNSSVVNMKTPPFQAMQTVFKVNAPLPPRREQDIKENSLQPTGYNQNFSTASTQTPPQCKLQSIQNAEQTAFSQESLSNAGNYQVEGAVPVSNGSLTFYAAQTTTFPKPSQPFVTSRGGSVRGSVRGVRSITSSYRSPGGYKAGFEAYRGSPSAPNGSYSQLQLPGRDYSTVQYSQRDVNYQPNYKRGAISSGRANSRAGWSDSSQVSSPERDSEAFNSGDSGQGDSRSLTPVDMPVTSQAATILPVHVYPLPQQMRVAFSAARTSNLAPGTLDQPIVFDLLLNNLGETFDIQLGRFNCPVNGTYVFIFHMLKLAVNVPLYVNLMKNEEVLVSAYANDGAPDHETASNHAVLQLFQGDQIWLRLHRGAIYGSSWKYSTFSGYLLYQD, from the exons ATGGTTAG TATTGAAGACCAAATGGAGCAATCATCACTCTACTTCTGGGATCTGCTAGAAGGCAGTGAAAAAGCAGTGGCTGGGACAACTT ATAAGCACTTGAAGGATTTGTTATCTAAATTATTAAATTCTGGTTATTTTGAAAACATTCCTACACCTTGCAATGTACCAGAGAAAGAGGATCTGAAAGAAGATATGCTCAGAAAGCCTGAAGTGAAAGAAGAGCACAAAAGACCtgaaaaaacaaagcaacaatCAAAACTGGAATCTATCAATCAACCAG AAACTCAAATGGATCACATTCAATCTGAGATACAGCCACAAGAG TTTCTTAATAGGCGATATTTGCCAGATGTTGACTATACTATCAAGCCTGAAGATTCTAAACCTTGGGAAATAGAACATAGTAAAAAGAATGAACTTCCAAAATCCTGGGAAATCCTTGTAGACATGGAAGAGCAGGATCAGAAGAAGCAGAAACAAGAATCATTAAAACCTTTGGAATCAGTAAGGCGACAGGGGAAAAAACCAGAACTTTCAAGGCCTTGGGAAGTTCCAgtgaaagatgatgatgatgatgatcaaagGCAGGAAGTTTCAAAGTCTTGGGTGGCACAGGTCAGGGATCAGCAAAGCTCTCCCAAACCCTGGATAACTAAAGTTAAAGAAGAGCAGGAACAGAAGCAAGATATTGCAAAACCTTGGATGTCCAAAGCTAAGGAAGAGCTAGAACAAAAGCAAGAAACATCAAAAGCATTGATTGCCCAGGCCAGGGTGGAATCTGTGCAGAAACCTGAACTTGTGAAACCTTGGGGTGCATGTGTTAGAGAGGAGACAGAGCAAACAAAACAGGAACCTGCAAAACCATGGATAGCACACATAGGGGAAGAAACAGAACAGACAGCCCAGACACCTAGGGTTTGGGAAACATCTGAGGGACCACGGCAAACAGCTCAACAGCCATTACAAAATCCTCCCAAGATCTGGGGAGCAGGAAATCTTGTGCCAAAGGAACAGACTGGGCCAAAGAAGCTTGACTTGGAACCCAAAGAA AGACGAGACCGCAGATTGAAGCTTGACTCTGATGTGAAACAA GATGGAAAAACAGATGGACTAAGTGGCCAACACACTGATGCTGTCAAGAAGAAAGAGAGCCTTCAGTCAGTTAGAGAAACCTGTAAACTATCTAAGAGTTTTCAGAATATTGTGCAG CCAGCTGCAGAGTTTTGCTCTGTTTCTAGTCTTCCGAAGGATCCAGTGCTAAGAAGGGAAAAACTACAGGATCTAATCACTCAGATACAAGGAACCTACAACTTTATGCAA GAGTCTATTCTAGATTTTGATAAACCTTCACAAAGTGCCACTTGTTCATCCCAAGCATCTTCAGTTGATTCTACAg TTTCTAATGAGCAACTTCCAAGCCAAAATAATTTCCCTGAACAACCAATACAG ACAACTGTTTCAAATCGTCAGGAGCCAGAGAACTTTAATTCATCTCCATCTGTGTGTCAGGCAAGCCAGGGGATTTCTGAGTCATTAGTGCCTCAAAAGAGTGAAATTGGTCAG GCTCCTACTGCTGTTTCAAGTGAATCAGAGATACCCGTGACACCATCAAGAACTACCATGTCACCAGTATCCCAAGGGAAAGCTTTCCAATCTCCTCCATCAAATAGCAGTGTTGTTAACATGAAAACACCTCCTTTTCAGGCCATGCAGACT GTGTTCAAAGTGAATGCACCTTTGCCCCCTCGTAGGGAGCAGGATATCAAAGAAAATTCTCTGCAACCTACAGGATATAATCAGAATTTTTCTACAGCAAGTACACAGACTCCTCCCCAGTGTAAATTACAGTCTATTCAAAATGCTGAACAAACTGCTTTTTCTCAAGAGTCTCTTTCAAATG CAGGTAATTACCAGGTTGAGGGAGCCGTTCCTGTAAGCAATGGTAGTCTCACCTTTTACGCAGCACAGACAACCACTTTCCCTAAACCATCTCAGCCTTTTGTTACAAGCCGTGGTGGATCAGTTAGAGGTTCCGTCAGAGGTGTAAGATCAATTACCTCTTCTTATCGTTCTCCTGGTGGCTATAAGG CAGGTTTTGAAGCTTACAGGGGATCACCTTCAGCCCCCAACGGTTCCTACAGCCAGTTGCAACTTCCTGGCAGAGACTATTCTACAGTGCAATATTCTCAGAGG GATGTAAATTATCAGCCGAACTATAAACGAGGTGCTATTAGCAGTGGCCGTGCCAATTCAAGAG CAGGCTGGAGCGATTCTTCTCAGGTGAGCAGCCCAGAACGTGACAGTGAGGCCTTTAACAGTGGGGATTCTGGGCAGGGTGACTCCCGCAGCCTTACTCCTGTTGATATGCCAGTGACAAGCCAAGCAGCTACCATCCTACCTGTGCACGTCTATCCCCTTCCGCAGCAGATGAGAGTTGCCTTCTCAGCTGCTAGAACTTCTAACTTGGCTCCTGGAACTCTAGATCAACCCATCGTGTTTGACCTCCTGTTAAACAATCTTGGTGAAACCTTTGATATCCAACTTGGTAGGTTTAACTGTCCTGTCAATGGCACCTATGTGTTCATATTCCATATGCTGAAACTGGCTGTGAATGTTCCATTGTATGTGAACCTCATGAAAAATGAAGAAGTTCTAGTATCTGCATATGCCAATGATGGTGCTCCAGATCATGAGACTGCTAGTAATCATGCAGTCCTGCAGCTTTTCCAAGGAGACCAGATTTGGCTGCGCCTCCATAGAGGGGCTATTTATGGAAGTAGCTGGAAATATTCTACATTCTCAGGATACCTCCTGTATCAAGACTGA
- the CAPRIN2 gene encoding caprin-2 isoform X4: MVQLSQSPLRHPSPSCCSEEGEEKSMKTAKQQLKLEDYKDRLKRGESLNQDQLEAVEKYDEVIHNLEFAKELQKTFSGLSQDLLKAQRKAQRRETLLKLEAEKKKLRTVLQVQYVLQNFIQEHVQKDFKGGLNGAIFLPSKELDYLIKFAKLTCSGRNEMVSIEDQMEQSSLYFWDLLEGSEKAVAGTTYKHLKDLLSKLLNSGYFENIPTPCNVPEKEDLKEDMLRKPEVKEEHKRPEKTKQQSKLESINQPETQMDHIQSEIQPQEFLNRRYLPDVDYTIKPEDSKPWEIEHSKKNELPKSWEILVDMEEQDQKKQKQESLKPLESVRRQGKKPELSRPWEVPVKDDDDDDQRQEVSKSWVAQVRDQQSSPKPWITKVKEEQEQKQDIAKPWMSKAKEELEQKQETSKALIAQARVESVQKPELVKPWGACVREETEQTKQEPAKPWIAHIGEETEQTAQTPRVWETSEGPRQTAQQPLQNPPKIWGAGNLVPKEQTGPKKLDLEPKERRDRRLKLDSDVKQDGKTDGLSGQHTDAVKKKESLQSVRETCKLSKSFQNIVQPAAEFCSVSSLPKDPVLRREKLQDLITQIQGTYNFMQESILDFDKPSQSATCSSQASSVDSTVSNEQLPSQNNFPEQPIQTTVSNRQEPENFNSSPSVCQASQGISESLVPQKSEIGQAPTAVSSESEIPVTPSRTTMSPVSQGKAFQSPPSNSSVVNMKTPPFQAMQTVFKVNAPLPPRREQDIKENSLQPTGYNQNFSTASTQTPPQCKLQSIQNAEQTAFSQESLSNAGNYQVEGAVPVSNGSLTFYAAQTTTFPKPSQPFVTSRGGSVRGSVRGVRSITSSYRSPGGYKAGFEAYRGSPSAPNGSYSQLQLPGRDYSTVQYSQRDVNYQPNYKRGAISSGRANSRAGWSDSSQVSSPERDSEAFNSGDSGQGDSRSLTPVDMPVTSQAATILPVHVYPLPQQMRVAFSAARTSNLAPGTLDQPIVFDLLLNNLGETFDIQLGRFNCPVNGTYVFIFHMLKLAVNVPLYVNLMKNEEVLVSAYANDGAPDHETASNHAVLQLFQGDQIWLRLHRGAIYGSSWKYSTFSGYLLYQD; this comes from the exons CTCAAACTAGAAGACTACAAAGATCGTCTGAAACGAGGGGAGTCCCTCAACCAGGACCAGTTG GAAGCAGTTGAAAAATATGATGAAGTGATACATAACTTGGAGTTTGCTAAAGAACTTCAGAAGACATTTTCTGGGCTTAGTCAAGAT CTGTTGAAAGCACAGAGGAAAGCACAGAGAAGGGAGACCCTACTGAAGCTTGAAGCAGAAAAGAAGAAGCTCCGCACAGTACTGCAGGTCCAGTATGTGCTACAGAATTTCATTCAAGAGCATGTGCAGAAAGACTTCAAGGGTGGCTTGAATGGTGCGATATTCCTGCCTTCTAAAGAACTAGACTACCTCATTAAGTTTGCAAAACTGACATGTTCTGGAAGAAATGAGATGGTTAG TATTGAAGACCAAATGGAGCAATCATCACTCTACTTCTGGGATCTGCTAGAAGGCAGTGAAAAAGCAGTGGCTGGGACAACTT ATAAGCACTTGAAGGATTTGTTATCTAAATTATTAAATTCTGGTTATTTTGAAAACATTCCTACACCTTGCAATGTACCAGAGAAAGAGGATCTGAAAGAAGATATGCTCAGAAAGCCTGAAGTGAAAGAAGAGCACAAAAGACCtgaaaaaacaaagcaacaatCAAAACTGGAATCTATCAATCAACCAG AAACTCAAATGGATCACATTCAATCTGAGATACAGCCACAAGAG TTTCTTAATAGGCGATATTTGCCAGATGTTGACTATACTATCAAGCCTGAAGATTCTAAACCTTGGGAAATAGAACATAGTAAAAAGAATGAACTTCCAAAATCCTGGGAAATCCTTGTAGACATGGAAGAGCAGGATCAGAAGAAGCAGAAACAAGAATCATTAAAACCTTTGGAATCAGTAAGGCGACAGGGGAAAAAACCAGAACTTTCAAGGCCTTGGGAAGTTCCAgtgaaagatgatgatgatgatgatcaaagGCAGGAAGTTTCAAAGTCTTGGGTGGCACAGGTCAGGGATCAGCAAAGCTCTCCCAAACCCTGGATAACTAAAGTTAAAGAAGAGCAGGAACAGAAGCAAGATATTGCAAAACCTTGGATGTCCAAAGCTAAGGAAGAGCTAGAACAAAAGCAAGAAACATCAAAAGCATTGATTGCCCAGGCCAGGGTGGAATCTGTGCAGAAACCTGAACTTGTGAAACCTTGGGGTGCATGTGTTAGAGAGGAGACAGAGCAAACAAAACAGGAACCTGCAAAACCATGGATAGCACACATAGGGGAAGAAACAGAACAGACAGCCCAGACACCTAGGGTTTGGGAAACATCTGAGGGACCACGGCAAACAGCTCAACAGCCATTACAAAATCCTCCCAAGATCTGGGGAGCAGGAAATCTTGTGCCAAAGGAACAGACTGGGCCAAAGAAGCTTGACTTGGAACCCAAAGAA AGACGAGACCGCAGATTGAAGCTTGACTCTGATGTGAAACAA GATGGAAAAACAGATGGACTAAGTGGCCAACACACTGATGCTGTCAAGAAGAAAGAGAGCCTTCAGTCAGTTAGAGAAACCTGTAAACTATCTAAGAGTTTTCAGAATATTGTGCAG CCAGCTGCAGAGTTTTGCTCTGTTTCTAGTCTTCCGAAGGATCCAGTGCTAAGAAGGGAAAAACTACAGGATCTAATCACTCAGATACAAGGAACCTACAACTTTATGCAA GAGTCTATTCTAGATTTTGATAAACCTTCACAAAGTGCCACTTGTTCATCCCAAGCATCTTCAGTTGATTCTACAg TTTCTAATGAGCAACTTCCAAGCCAAAATAATTTCCCTGAACAACCAATACAG ACAACTGTTTCAAATCGTCAGGAGCCAGAGAACTTTAATTCATCTCCATCTGTGTGTCAGGCAAGCCAGGGGATTTCTGAGTCATTAGTGCCTCAAAAGAGTGAAATTGGTCAG GCTCCTACTGCTGTTTCAAGTGAATCAGAGATACCCGTGACACCATCAAGAACTACCATGTCACCAGTATCCCAAGGGAAAGCTTTCCAATCTCCTCCATCAAATAGCAGTGTTGTTAACATGAAAACACCTCCTTTTCAGGCCATGCAGACT GTGTTCAAAGTGAATGCACCTTTGCCCCCTCGTAGGGAGCAGGATATCAAAGAAAATTCTCTGCAACCTACAGGATATAATCAGAATTTTTCTACAGCAAGTACACAGACTCCTCCCCAGTGTAAATTACAGTCTATTCAAAATGCTGAACAAACTGCTTTTTCTCAAGAGTCTCTTTCAAATG CAGGTAATTACCAGGTTGAGGGAGCCGTTCCTGTAAGCAATGGTAGTCTCACCTTTTACGCAGCACAGACAACCACTTTCCCTAAACCATCTCAGCCTTTTGTTACAAGCCGTGGTGGATCAGTTAGAGGTTCCGTCAGAGGTGTAAGATCAATTACCTCTTCTTATCGTTCTCCTGGTGGCTATAAGG CAGGTTTTGAAGCTTACAGGGGATCACCTTCAGCCCCCAACGGTTCCTACAGCCAGTTGCAACTTCCTGGCAGAGACTATTCTACAGTGCAATATTCTCAGAGG GATGTAAATTATCAGCCGAACTATAAACGAGGTGCTATTAGCAGTGGCCGTGCCAATTCAAGAG CAGGCTGGAGCGATTCTTCTCAGGTGAGCAGCCCAGAACGTGACAGTGAGGCCTTTAACAGTGGGGATTCTGGGCAGGGTGACTCCCGCAGCCTTACTCCTGTTGATATGCCAGTGACAAGCCAAGCAGCTACCATCCTACCTGTGCACGTCTATCCCCTTCCGCAGCAGATGAGAGTTGCCTTCTCAGCTGCTAGAACTTCTAACTTGGCTCCTGGAACTCTAGATCAACCCATCGTGTTTGACCTCCTGTTAAACAATCTTGGTGAAACCTTTGATATCCAACTTGGTAGGTTTAACTGTCCTGTCAATGGCACCTATGTGTTCATATTCCATATGCTGAAACTGGCTGTGAATGTTCCATTGTATGTGAACCTCATGAAAAATGAAGAAGTTCTAGTATCTGCATATGCCAATGATGGTGCTCCAGATCATGAGACTGCTAGTAATCATGCAGTCCTGCAGCTTTTCCAAGGAGACCAGATTTGGCTGCGCCTCCATAGAGGGGCTATTTATGGAAGTAGCTGGAAATATTCTACATTCTCAGGATACCTCCTGTATCAAGACTGA
- the CAPRIN2 gene encoding caprin-2 isoform X1: protein MVQLSQSPLRHPSPSCCSEEGEEKSMKTAKQQVTQGPRGDNQLPLSSIALNSATTASQAYETYIDNGLICLKHKIRNIEKKKLKLEDYKDRLKRGESLNQDQLEAVEKYDEVIHNLEFAKELQKTFSGLSQDLLKAQRKAQRRETLLKLEAEKKKLRTVLQVQYVLQNFIQEHVQKDFKGGLNGAIFLPSKELDYLIKFAKLTCSGRNEMVSIEDQMEQSSLYFWDLLEGSEKAVAGTTYKHLKDLLSKLLNSGYFENIPTPCNVPEKEDLKEDMLRKPEVKEEHKRPEKTKQQSKLESINQPETQMDHIQSEIQPQEFLNRRYLPDVDYTIKPEDSKPWEIEHSKKNELPKSWEILVDMEEQDQKKQKQESLKPLESVRRQGKKPELSRPWEVPVKDDDDDDQRQEVSKSWVAQVRDQQSSPKPWITKVKEEQEQKQDIAKPWMSKAKEELEQKQETSKALIAQARVESVQKPELVKPWGACVREETEQTKQEPAKPWIAHIGEETEQTAQTPRVWETSEGPRQTAQQPLQNPPKIWGAGNLVPKEQTGPKKLDLEPKERRDRRLKLDSDVKQDGKTDGLSGQHTDAVKKKESLQSVRETCKLSKSFQNIVQPAAEFCSVSSLPKDPVLRREKLQDLITQIQGTYNFMQESILDFDKPSQSATCSSQASSVDSTVSNEQLPSQNNFPEQPIQTTVSNRQEPENFNSSPSVCQASQGISESLVPQKSEIGQAPTAVSSESEIPVTPSRTTMSPVSQGKAFQSPPSNSSVVNMKTPPFQAMQTVFKVNAPLPPRREQDIKENSLQPTGYNQNFSTASTQTPPQCKLQSIQNAEQTAFSQESLSNAGNYQVEGAVPVSNGSLTFYAAQTTTFPKPSQPFVTSRGGSVRGSVRGVRSITSSYRSPGGYKAGFEAYRGSPSAPNGSYSQLQLPGRDYSTVQYSQRDVNYQPNYKRGAISSGRANSRAGWSDSSQVSSPERDSEAFNSGDSGQGDSRSLTPVDMPVTSQAATILPVHVYPLPQQMRVAFSAARTSNLAPGTLDQPIVFDLLLNNLGETFDIQLGRFNCPVNGTYVFIFHMLKLAVNVPLYVNLMKNEEVLVSAYANDGAPDHETASNHAVLQLFQGDQIWLRLHRGAIYGSSWKYSTFSGYLLYQD, encoded by the exons CTCAAACTAGAAGACTACAAAGATCGTCTGAAACGAGGGGAGTCCCTCAACCAGGACCAGTTG GAAGCAGTTGAAAAATATGATGAAGTGATACATAACTTGGAGTTTGCTAAAGAACTTCAGAAGACATTTTCTGGGCTTAGTCAAGAT CTGTTGAAAGCACAGAGGAAAGCACAGAGAAGGGAGACCCTACTGAAGCTTGAAGCAGAAAAGAAGAAGCTCCGCACAGTACTGCAGGTCCAGTATGTGCTACAGAATTTCATTCAAGAGCATGTGCAGAAAGACTTCAAGGGTGGCTTGAATGGTGCGATATTCCTGCCTTCTAAAGAACTAGACTACCTCATTAAGTTTGCAAAACTGACATGTTCTGGAAGAAATGAGATGGTTAG TATTGAAGACCAAATGGAGCAATCATCACTCTACTTCTGGGATCTGCTAGAAGGCAGTGAAAAAGCAGTGGCTGGGACAACTT ATAAGCACTTGAAGGATTTGTTATCTAAATTATTAAATTCTGGTTATTTTGAAAACATTCCTACACCTTGCAATGTACCAGAGAAAGAGGATCTGAAAGAAGATATGCTCAGAAAGCCTGAAGTGAAAGAAGAGCACAAAAGACCtgaaaaaacaaagcaacaatCAAAACTGGAATCTATCAATCAACCAG AAACTCAAATGGATCACATTCAATCTGAGATACAGCCACAAGAG TTTCTTAATAGGCGATATTTGCCAGATGTTGACTATACTATCAAGCCTGAAGATTCTAAACCTTGGGAAATAGAACATAGTAAAAAGAATGAACTTCCAAAATCCTGGGAAATCCTTGTAGACATGGAAGAGCAGGATCAGAAGAAGCAGAAACAAGAATCATTAAAACCTTTGGAATCAGTAAGGCGACAGGGGAAAAAACCAGAACTTTCAAGGCCTTGGGAAGTTCCAgtgaaagatgatgatgatgatgatcaaagGCAGGAAGTTTCAAAGTCTTGGGTGGCACAGGTCAGGGATCAGCAAAGCTCTCCCAAACCCTGGATAACTAAAGTTAAAGAAGAGCAGGAACAGAAGCAAGATATTGCAAAACCTTGGATGTCCAAAGCTAAGGAAGAGCTAGAACAAAAGCAAGAAACATCAAAAGCATTGATTGCCCAGGCCAGGGTGGAATCTGTGCAGAAACCTGAACTTGTGAAACCTTGGGGTGCATGTGTTAGAGAGGAGACAGAGCAAACAAAACAGGAACCTGCAAAACCATGGATAGCACACATAGGGGAAGAAACAGAACAGACAGCCCAGACACCTAGGGTTTGGGAAACATCTGAGGGACCACGGCAAACAGCTCAACAGCCATTACAAAATCCTCCCAAGATCTGGGGAGCAGGAAATCTTGTGCCAAAGGAACAGACTGGGCCAAAGAAGCTTGACTTGGAACCCAAAGAA AGACGAGACCGCAGATTGAAGCTTGACTCTGATGTGAAACAA GATGGAAAAACAGATGGACTAAGTGGCCAACACACTGATGCTGTCAAGAAGAAAGAGAGCCTTCAGTCAGTTAGAGAAACCTGTAAACTATCTAAGAGTTTTCAGAATATTGTGCAG CCAGCTGCAGAGTTTTGCTCTGTTTCTAGTCTTCCGAAGGATCCAGTGCTAAGAAGGGAAAAACTACAGGATCTAATCACTCAGATACAAGGAACCTACAACTTTATGCAA GAGTCTATTCTAGATTTTGATAAACCTTCACAAAGTGCCACTTGTTCATCCCAAGCATCTTCAGTTGATTCTACAg TTTCTAATGAGCAACTTCCAAGCCAAAATAATTTCCCTGAACAACCAATACAG ACAACTGTTTCAAATCGTCAGGAGCCAGAGAACTTTAATTCATCTCCATCTGTGTGTCAGGCAAGCCAGGGGATTTCTGAGTCATTAGTGCCTCAAAAGAGTGAAATTGGTCAG GCTCCTACTGCTGTTTCAAGTGAATCAGAGATACCCGTGACACCATCAAGAACTACCATGTCACCAGTATCCCAAGGGAAAGCTTTCCAATCTCCTCCATCAAATAGCAGTGTTGTTAACATGAAAACACCTCCTTTTCAGGCCATGCAGACT GTGTTCAAAGTGAATGCACCTTTGCCCCCTCGTAGGGAGCAGGATATCAAAGAAAATTCTCTGCAACCTACAGGATATAATCAGAATTTTTCTACAGCAAGTACACAGACTCCTCCCCAGTGTAAATTACAGTCTATTCAAAATGCTGAACAAACTGCTTTTTCTCAAGAGTCTCTTTCAAATG CAGGTAATTACCAGGTTGAGGGAGCCGTTCCTGTAAGCAATGGTAGTCTCACCTTTTACGCAGCACAGACAACCACTTTCCCTAAACCATCTCAGCCTTTTGTTACAAGCCGTGGTGGATCAGTTAGAGGTTCCGTCAGAGGTGTAAGATCAATTACCTCTTCTTATCGTTCTCCTGGTGGCTATAAGG CAGGTTTTGAAGCTTACAGGGGATCACCTTCAGCCCCCAACGGTTCCTACAGCCAGTTGCAACTTCCTGGCAGAGACTATTCTACAGTGCAATATTCTCAGAGG GATGTAAATTATCAGCCGAACTATAAACGAGGTGCTATTAGCAGTGGCCGTGCCAATTCAAGAG CAGGCTGGAGCGATTCTTCTCAGGTGAGCAGCCCAGAACGTGACAGTGAGGCCTTTAACAGTGGGGATTCTGGGCAGGGTGACTCCCGCAGCCTTACTCCTGTTGATATGCCAGTGACAAGCCAAGCAGCTACCATCCTACCTGTGCACGTCTATCCCCTTCCGCAGCAGATGAGAGTTGCCTTCTCAGCTGCTAGAACTTCTAACTTGGCTCCTGGAACTCTAGATCAACCCATCGTGTTTGACCTCCTGTTAAACAATCTTGGTGAAACCTTTGATATCCAACTTGGTAGGTTTAACTGTCCTGTCAATGGCACCTATGTGTTCATATTCCATATGCTGAAACTGGCTGTGAATGTTCCATTGTATGTGAACCTCATGAAAAATGAAGAAGTTCTAGTATCTGCATATGCCAATGATGGTGCTCCAGATCATGAGACTGCTAGTAATCATGCAGTCCTGCAGCTTTTCCAAGGAGACCAGATTTGGCTGCGCCTCCATAGAGGGGCTATTTATGGAAGTAGCTGGAAATATTCTACATTCTCAGGATACCTCCTGTATCAAGACTGA